In Mercurialis annua linkage group LG6, ddMerAnnu1.2, whole genome shotgun sequence, the following are encoded in one genomic region:
- the LOC126686445 gene encoding protein STRICTOSIDINE SYNTHASE-LIKE 10-like, translating to MASSMVVMVLNIFLILFSLLPYVVFSYSFSRLNLPSPAIGSDSTAFDALGQGPYTGVADGRILKYQGPNVGFQDYAFDTPNRSKAVCDGNTDPNLGNVCGRPLGIGFLRSTRQLFITDAYLGFLVAGTNGRLATPIATAAEGLPFRFTESLDVDQLSRNVFFTDASVVYNIRYFSSYSLSKINKIHYK from the exons ATGGCTAGCTCAATGGTAGTCATggttttgaatatatttttgattttgttctcTCTTCTTCCTTACGTTGTTTTTTCTTACTCATTCAGCCGTCTCAATTTGCCATCGCCAGCCATAGGTTCCGACTCTACTGCTTTTGATGCGCTTGGCCAAGGACCTTACACAGGTGTTGCTGATGGTAGAATTCTGAAATATCAAGGCCCTAACGTCGGTTTTCAAGATTATGCTTTTGATACCCCTAACAG GTCCAAGGCAGTATGCGATGGAAATACAGACCCAAATCTTGGAAATGTATGTGGAAGACCTCTAGGTATAGGATTCTTGCGTTCGACAAGGCAACTCTTCATCACGGACGCTTATCTGGGATTCCTTGTTGCCGGAACTAATGGCAGGCTTGCAACACCAATAGCCACTGCTGCAGAAGGACTGCCTTTTCGCTTCACTGAGAGTTTGGATGTTGACCAATTATCAAGAAATGTCTTTTTCACCGATGCTAGTGTTGTATACAATATTAGGTATTTTTCTTCATATTCAttatctaaaattaataaaatacactacaaataa
- the LOC126686446 gene encoding plant cysteine oxidase 3, with protein sequence MLSKLHHAVTDKAASIVSSLARTNPLFAVCFSNMAPSSKVQDLYELCNNAFTPSGIPSQSSPALNKLCSLLDTIQPADIGLKEESPDDDRGHGFFGMNRLSRVARWSQPITYIDIYECDSFTMCIFCFPTSSVIPLHDHPGMTVFSKLLYGSLHVKAYDWVEPASIHNNKGSGYPPVKLAKLTVDKVLTAPCATSVLYPKQGGNVHCFTAVTPCAVLDILTPPYREYAGRKCTYYHDYPFSSFSTETGTEIGDGKEEEYAWLAEIDTPESLYMRPGVYAGPAINI encoded by the exons ATGCTGTCCAAATTACACCACGCAGTTACTGATAAGGCTGCAAGCATAGTCTCATCGTTAGCCAGAACTAACCCCTTATTTGCAGTGTGCTTCTCCAACATGGCCCCGTCTTCTAAAGTTCAAGATTTGTATGAGCTTTGTAATAACGCTTTTACACCTTCTGGAATCCCTTCTCAATCTTCACCTGCTCTCAACAAGCTCTGCTCTCTTCTGG ACACAATTCAACCTGCAGACATAGGGCTCAAAGAGGAAAGTCCAGACGATGATCGAGGGCATGGGTTTTTCGGAATGAATAGGTTGAGTAGGGTGGCTAGATGGTCTCAACCAATTACATACATAGACATTTATGAATGTGACAGTTTTACG ATGTGTATATTCTGTTTTCCTACTTCTTCAGTTATTCCACTCCATGACCATCCTGGAATGACTGTTTTCAGCAAACTTCTTTACGGATCCTTGCACGTGAAAGCTTATGATTGGGTTGAGCCTGCCAGTATCCATAACAACAAAGGATCCGGTTATCCACCAG TAAAGTTAGCCAAGTTAACTGTTGATAAAGTTCTGACGGCTCCGTGTGCGACATCAGTCTTATACCCAAAACAAGGGGGGAATGTCCATTGTTTCACTGCAGTTACGCCTTGTGCTGTGCTCGACATTCTTACACCTCCTTATAGGGAATATGCAGGCAGGAAATGTACTTACTACCACGATTACcctttttcttctttct CTACAGAAACTGGAACCGAGATCGGTGATGGAAAAGAAGAGGAGTATGCTTGGCTAGCGGAGATAGATACACCGGAGTCTCTTTACATGCGTCCAGGAGTATATGCCGGTCCGGCTATCAATATTTAG
- the LOC126686443 gene encoding enolase 1, chloroplastic: protein MAALAATSQRALFNPTSVSIPSRNSRSLVVRNSVTVAPSSATKIAKEFKVKSVKARQIIDSRGNPTVEVDLVTDELYRSAVPSGASTGIYEALELRDGDKSVYGGKGVLQAVRNINDVLGPKLIGVDVRNQDDVDAVMLSIDGTPNKSKFGANAILGVSLSVCRAGAGAKGVPLYKHIQELSGTKELVMPVPAFNVINGGSHAGNNLAMQEFMILPVGATSFAEALRMGSEVYHTLKEIIKKKYGQDACNVGDEGGFAPNVQDNREGLVLLMDAIEKAGYTGKIKIGMDVAASEFLTKDGKYDLNFKKQPNDGAHVLSAQSLGDLYKEFVRDFPIVSIEDPFDQDDWSSWSSLQSSVDIQIVGDDLLVTNPKKIAEAINKKACNGLLLKVNQIGTVTESIRAALDSKAAGWGVMVSHRSGETEDNFIADLSVGLASGQIKTGAPCRSERLAKYNQLLRIEEELGNVRYAGQSFRSP from the exons ATGGCAGCTTTAGCCGCCACTTCGCAGCGAGCCCTTTTCAACCCTACTTCAGTCTCCATTCCATCAAGGAATTCTCGGTCTTTAGTTGTCCGTAACTCTGTGACTGTTGCACCCTCTTCAGCTACCAAGATTGCTAAGGAGTTCAAAGTGAAGTCTGTGAAGGCTAGACAGATCATTGACAGTAGAGGGAATCCAACGGTTGAGGTTGATCTTGTTACTGATGAGCTTTACCGATCTGCTGTCCCCAGTGGCGCCTCTACTGGGATCTATGAAGCTTTGGAGCTTAGAGATGGTGATAAGAGTGTTTATGGTGGTAAAGGTGTGCTTCAGGCTGTTAGGAATATTAATGATGTTTTGGGTCCTAAGTTGATTGGTGTTGATGTCAG AAACCAAGATGATGTGGATGCTGTCATGCTGAGCATTGATGGAACTCCAAACAAGTCTAAATTTGGAGCAAATGCAATTCTTGGGGTCTCGTTGAGTGTATGTCGAGCTGGTGCTGGCGCCAAAGGAGTGCCTCTGTACAAGCACATTCAGGAATTGTCAGGAACAAAGGAGCTTGTTATGCCAGTTCCGGCTTTTAACGTGATTAATGGAGGCAGTCATGCTGGTAACAATTTGGCCATGCAAGAATTTATGATACTACCAGTGGGTGCAACCTCATTTGCGGAGGCTCTTCGTATGGGTAGTGAAG TTTATCATACACTTAAGGAAATTATCAAGAAGAAGTATGGACAAGATGCTTGCAATGTTGGCGACGAAGGAGGCTTTGCTCCTAATGTTCAGGATAATAGGGAGGGACTAGTTTTGCTCATGGATGCAATTGAAAAAGCCGGCTACACAGGGAAG ATTAAAATCGGAATGGATGTTGCTGCTTCAGAATTTCTCACGAAGGATGGCAAATACGATCTCAACTTTAAGAAACAGCCTAATGATGGGGCTCACGTTCTCTCAGCTCAAAGCCTTGGAGATCTCTATAAGGAATTTGTTAGGGATTTCCCTATCGTGTCCATTGAAGATCCTTTTGACCAGGACGATTGGAGCTCCTGGTCTTCACTACAGTCTTCAGTTGATATCCAAATCGTAGGGGATGACCTGTTGGTCACAAATCCAAAGAAAATTGCTGAAGCAATTAACAAAAAGGCTTGCAATGGTTTACTTCTCAAG GTTAACCAGATAGGAACAGTCACCGAGTCCATTAGAGCAGCACTTGACTCAAAAGCTGCTGGTTGGGGTGTGATGGTCAGCCATCGAAGTGGTGAAACTGAGGACAACTTTATTGCTGACCTTTCTGTTGGCCTAGCGAGCGGACAG ATCAAGACTGGAGCTCCTTGCAGAAGTGAACGGCTGGCCAAGTATAATCAG CTTCTGCGTATTGAAGAGGAGCTAGGAAATGTGCGTTATGCAGGTCAATCCTTCAGATCCCCTTAG
- the LOC130015683 gene encoding protein STRICTOSIDINE SYNTHASE-LIKE 11-like has product MIQQEGAAGVAVSGDGSYLLYTEFIAQRIQKYWLKGPKANTSEVLLTLPGRPDNIKRAPSGHDFWIAVNVPQSPTQNNVLIAVKINGLGKLLRNISLSQDYNSTMITEVHEYVAGSLYISSKETNFIGVVRNI; this is encoded by the exons ATGATTCAACAGGAAG GCGCAGCTGGTGTTGCTGTTAGTGGTGATGGAAGCTATCTTCTTTATACTGAGTTTATAGCACAAAGAATTCAAAAATACTGGTTGAAAGGTCCTAAAGCCAACACATCAGAAGTTTTATTAACATTACCAGGGAGACCAGACAACATTAAGAGGGCACCCTCAGGACATGATTTTTGGATTGCAGTAAATGTTCCACAATCACCAACTCAAAATAATGTTCTTATAGCAGTAAAAATCAACGGGTTGGGTAAATTATTGCGCAATATTTCTCTTAGTCAGGACTACAACTCCACCATGATAACCGAGGTTCATGAGTATGTTGCTGGGTCACTGTACATCAGCTCTAAGGAAACTAATTTTATTGGCGTGGTTAGAAATATTTGA
- the LOC130015624 gene encoding protein MIS12 homolog gives MERRESEAVFESLNLNPRLLINEVLNTVEYLLDDAFDYFHKEASSLLNTQGTDRAQHLTQGIDQIRNVIQSNVGTKLGLWQEYCFRNCFTLPQGFSLPKNESSDENLASQDVLSDPDLDTQLDSLRDKLNLIEKENAEMNCELQALERQFNSSDSCAAPINEALQLDGENCI, from the exons ATGGAAAGAAGGGAAAGCGAGGCAGTGTTTGAATCGCTGAATTTAAATCCAAGACTTCTCATCAACGAAGTACTCAACACCGTCGAATACTTGCTCGACGACGCCTTCGATTACTTTCATAA AGAAGCTTCGTCTTTATTGAACACCCAAGGCACTGATAGAGCTCAGCATCTGACTCAG gGAATTGATCAAATTCGTAATGTGATACAATCTAATGTGGGAACAAAATTGGGTTTGTGGCAAGAATACTGTTTTCGAAACTGTTTTACACTTCCTCAAGGTTTCTCTTTGCCGAAAAAT GAATCATCTGATGAAAATTTGGCAAGCCAAGATGTGCTTAGTGATCCCGATTTGGATACACAATTGGATTCCTTAAGAGACAAGCTTAATCTG ATTGAGAAGGAGAATGCAGAAATGAACTGCGAGCTTCAAGCGCTAGAAAGACAGTTTAATTCAAGCGATAGTTGTGCTGCACCTATCAATGAAGCATTACAATT AGATGGTGAAAACTGCATCTGA